One genomic segment of Spiroplasma endosymbiont of Poecilobothrus nobilitatus includes these proteins:
- a CDS encoding ABC transporter permease subunit, protein MQTQIKNYGWLLKQKTRIFFRSNEFKTKMDYFNASICAIIAGVLLSFIIIGANASDPLLFFSYVFQLAFHPLLKDSTLTYWAIYIVAGLSVAVGFKAGLFNIGVPGQMLLAGSMTIVLGLKNPTISQGAGVIGALFISILVGAVLAAIAGALKAYFNIHEVVSTIMLNWIVWYVMKWMFMNPAHGMWNSNQNSTIDIVTTAPNFNLVLNGQLWIIPFIIAMLLLGIIIFIMNYNVLGFRIKAAGKSKNASLYAGTNVKAYTIVSMALSGALAGVLGMLYYMTQSTVLQFTTDALPVVGFDAITVALVAFTNGFAILPIALLWGIIKTAALQATQLPDFQMSKQMGQLIFGIIIYMSAISTLFIYFKPIFWLRRWWNIQHNVEWKQEYNKYQKQIKDYQKQIKNTNKMYRIKMQELKKQVTKEEIKAYRNEINDQLTLYAGKITTLKTEIIFFENLKYKEATKIGQRGLKTKYKLATFIALGSELDHFVQVKNEYLLKKQEISFLKNNYYQAVWKVKGRAKQELLQFYNLPKKELYDKLSHLQSQYGYLVLKQEETIKKLRESYYPVFNQIQQKYGNDFKRLQREETLITKKLNQEIKTLKCQQHREMYQFKIANYQSEKKIKRELRIINRQVKADVKIQQEVAMLKQNLKLQLKEMKQQFNLEYQSMRKKHKREMPHWKKELNQKLKHIRKVVSEDNKILKAEYHRQNAAFQMQKGGKK, encoded by the coding sequence ATGCAAACACAAATTAAAAATTATGGATGATTATTAAAACAAAAAACAAGAATTTTCTTTCGTTCAAATGAATTTAAAACTAAAATGGATTATTTTAATGCATCTATTTGTGCAATTATTGCAGGAGTTCTTCTTAGTTTTATTATTATCGGTGCAAATGCATCAGATCCATTATTATTTTTTAGTTATGTTTTTCAACTAGCTTTTCACCCATTATTAAAAGATTCGACATTAACTTATTGAGCAATTTATATTGTTGCGGGATTATCTGTTGCGGTTGGTTTTAAAGCCGGATTATTTAATATTGGTGTTCCTGGACAAATGTTATTAGCGGGTAGTATGACAATTGTTTTAGGTTTAAAGAATCCAACAATTAGTCAAGGTGCTGGCGTAATTGGAGCTTTATTTATTTCAATTCTTGTTGGTGCAGTGTTAGCAGCAATTGCTGGAGCATTAAAAGCTTATTTTAATATTCATGAAGTTGTTTCAACAATTATGCTAAATTGAATTGTTTGGTATGTTATGAAATGAATGTTTATGAATCCAGCGCATGGGATGTGAAATTCAAATCAAAATTCAACAATTGATATTGTTACAACAGCCCCAAATTTTAATTTAGTATTGAATGGGCAATTATGAATTATTCCGTTTATTATTGCAATGTTATTATTAGGAATAATTATTTTTATTATGAATTATAATGTTTTAGGTTTTCGAATTAAAGCGGCTGGAAAATCAAAAAATGCTTCTTTATACGCTGGAACAAATGTTAAAGCATATACTATTGTTTCAATGGCATTATCAGGTGCTTTAGCAGGCGTGTTAGGAATGTTATATTATATGACACAATCAACAGTATTACAATTTACAACCGATGCATTACCAGTTGTCGGTTTTGATGCAATTACTGTTGCATTAGTTGCTTTTACAAATGGGTTTGCTATTTTACCAATTGCTTTATTATGAGGAATTATTAAAACAGCTGCTTTGCAAGCAACGCAATTACCTGATTTTCAAATGTCAAAACAAATGGGACAATTGATTTTCGGAATTATTATTTATATGTCTGCAATTTCTACATTATTTATTTACTTTAAACCAATCTTTTGATTGCGTCGTTGATGAAATATTCAACACAATGTAGAATGAAAGCAAGAATATAATAAATATCAAAAACAAATTAAGGACTATCAAAAACAAATTAAAAATACGAATAAAATGTATCGAATTAAAATGCAAGAATTAAAAAAACAAGTAACTAAAGAAGAAATTAAAGCATATCGGAATGAAATTAATGATCAATTAACTTTATATGCTGGGAAAATTACCACTTTAAAAACAGAAATTATTTTTTTTGAAAATTTAAAATATAAGGAAGCAACAAAAATTGGACAACGTGGTCTTAAAACAAAATATAAATTAGCAACATTTATTGCCCTTGGTTCGGAATTAGACCATTTTGTGCAAGTGAAAAATGAATATTTATTAAAAAAACAAGAAATTAGTTTTTTAAAAAATAATTATTATCAAGCAGTATGAAAAGTAAAAGGGCGAGCAAAACAAGAATTATTACAGTTTTATAATTTGCCAAAAAAAGAATTGTATGATAAATTATCACATTTACAGTCGCAATATGGTTATTTAGTGCTAAAGCAAGAGGAAACTATTAAAAAATTACGTGAAAGTTATTATCCTGTTTTTAATCAAATTCAACAAAAATATGGAAATGATTTTAAAAGATTGCAAAGAGAAGAAACACTGATTACTAAAAAATTAAATCAAGAAATTAAAACATTAAAATGCCAACAACATCGTGAAATGTATCAATTTAAAATAGCAAATTATCAAAGTGAGAAAAAAATTAAACGGGAATTAAGAATAATTAATAGACAAGTAAAAGCAGATGTTAAGATTCAACAGGAAGTGGCCATGTTAAAACAAAATTTAAAACTGCAATTAAAAGAGATGAAACAACAATTTAATCTTGAATATCAATCTATGCGTAAAAAACATAAAAGAGAGATGCCACACTGGAAAAAGGAATTAAAT